The Candidatus Saccharibacteria bacterium oral taxon 488 genome has a segment encoding these proteins:
- the mraY gene encoding phospho-N-acetylmuramoyl-pentapeptide-transferase, which produces MATALQTMTNELTHVFLLSVGAFLLAMFLTPIYTFFAYRYRFWKRQRSESTDGKELKVFAKFQAAKLRRNIPTMAGVIGVISIFVVTFSCNLDRAQTWLPLAALIGGAAVGLIDDIINLRGLGGGAAGLRSPVKFALIMLIGIVLGWFFYTKLGVASFHVPFMGDVAIGWLIIPLFAFAVVATGNAVNISDGMDGLAGGLLSASFGAFGVIALLQQQVLLAGFCFTVVGVLLSYLWFNIYPARFFMGDVGSFAYGVSLGVVAMLTNSLLLLPVIGLLFVIEAGSSLIQIVSKKLFKRKIFLSAPIHHHLEASGWPETKVTMRFWVIGCVMAFIGVMLALAGGHIA; this is translated from the coding sequence ATGGCAACTGCTTTACAAACAATGACCAACGAATTAACGCACGTATTTTTGCTCAGTGTCGGGGCATTTTTACTAGCGATGTTTCTGACGCCGATTTATACGTTTTTTGCCTATCGGTATCGGTTCTGGAAGCGGCAGCGCTCGGAGAGTACCGACGGCAAAGAGTTGAAGGTTTTTGCTAAATTCCAAGCGGCAAAATTGCGGCGAAATATTCCAACGATGGCTGGAGTTATCGGTGTTATTTCGATTTTTGTGGTGACGTTCTCTTGTAATTTAGATCGAGCGCAGACATGGCTGCCACTCGCGGCGTTGATCGGCGGTGCCGCGGTTGGGCTCATTGATGACATTATTAATCTACGCGGGCTGGGCGGTGGTGCGGCCGGCTTACGCAGTCCGGTGAAATTTGCGCTGATTATGCTTATCGGTATCGTCCTTGGCTGGTTTTTCTATACTAAGCTCGGTGTGGCAAGTTTTCACGTGCCGTTCATGGGCGACGTGGCGATTGGATGGCTGATCATCCCGCTGTTTGCATTTGCGGTGGTAGCAACCGGCAATGCGGTCAATATCTCCGATGGCATGGACGGGCTAGCTGGCGGTCTCTTGAGTGCTAGTTTCGGCGCATTTGGGGTGATTGCGCTGTTGCAGCAGCAGGTATTGCTGGCGGGGTTTTGCTTTACGGTGGTTGGTGTGCTACTGAGTTATCTCTGGTTTAATATTTATCCAGCACGGTTTTTCATGGGCGATGTTGGTAGTTTTGCTTACGGGGTAAGTTTGGGGGTGGTGGCGATGTTGACTAATTCGTTGCTATTATTGCCGGTGATTGGGCTGTTGTTTGTGATCGAGGCGGGCTCGAGCTTGATCCAGATTGTGAGCAAAAAACTCTTTAAGCGCAAAATTTTCTTGTCAGCGCCGATCCACCATCATCTAGAGGCCAGTGGTTGGCCGGAGACCAAGGTGACGATGCGGTTTTGGGTGATTGGCTGCGTGATGGCGTTTATCGGCGTGATGCTGGCGCTGGCGGGGGGTCATATTGCGTAA